The following are from one region of the Thermococcus cleftensis genome:
- a CDS encoding isochorismatase family protein has product MKEDYFTGEFIAEMRERYFRPRKWEKVKPFRNAAVLAIDLQAYFLRPESRAFLPSAPRFVSGLVEFYREAERLGVPIIFTRHFHRDDIMTRWWGGNMPRDDPLNELLEEFRPFAGTVIEKRTYDAFHGTDLERRLRKLGIETVIVTGIMTHLCCETTAREAFVRGFNVVFPVDGTLTQNRFFHEATLRNLSHGFAVTPLLKEVLEWLSSG; this is encoded by the coding sequence ATGAAGGAGGACTACTTCACCGGGGAATTCATAGCTGAGATGAGGGAGAGGTACTTCAGGCCGAGGAAGTGGGAGAAGGTCAAACCGTTCCGAAATGCAGCCGTTCTGGCGATAGACCTTCAGGCGTACTTCCTCAGGCCGGAGAGCAGGGCGTTCCTGCCTTCCGCGCCGCGCTTCGTTTCCGGGCTTGTGGAGTTTTACAGAGAGGCGGAGAGACTCGGCGTTCCGATAATTTTCACCCGCCATTTCCATCGGGACGACATAATGACCCGCTGGTGGGGCGGCAATATGCCAAGAGACGACCCGCTGAACGAACTTCTTGAAGAGTTCAGGCCCTTCGCCGGAACCGTCATTGAGAAGAGAACCTACGACGCCTTTCACGGCACTGACCTGGAGAGGAGGCTCAGAAAGCTCGGCATCGAGACAGTCATCGTAACCGGCATCATGACACACCTCTGTTGCGAGACCACCGCCAGAGAGGCCTTCGTGAGGGGCTTCAACGTGGTATTTCCGGTCGATGGGACGCTGACCCAGAACAGGTTTTTCCACGAGGCAACGCTCAGAAACCTCTCCCACGGCTTCGCGGTCACGCCCCTGCTAAAGGAGGTGCTGGAATGGCTCTCGTCGGGATAA
- a CDS encoding SDR family oxidoreductase translates to MPVKINLDGLGVIVTASSRGIGFNVARELLKRNARVVISSQNEENLKRALETLSEYGEVHAVRANLFDQRDLEKLVKEGWELLGSIDALVWNAPNVRCEPCLLHEATYIDWIEASALHTVAPGYLTTLLVQAWLERKRKGTVIYLNSVSIKEPMPPLVLADVTRAGLVQLAKSVSRTYGKHGIRAYSVLLGSFDTPGARENLRRVAEARGEPFEETWEREVLGRTPLHRTGRWEELGSLVAFLLSEEAEYMLGSTAIIDGAMTRGIDI, encoded by the coding sequence ATGCCGGTGAAGATAAATCTGGACGGCCTTGGGGTCATAGTTACGGCCTCATCGCGCGGCATCGGCTTCAACGTTGCCAGGGAGCTTTTGAAGAGGAACGCGCGCGTGGTAATAAGCTCCCAGAACGAGGAGAACCTGAAAAGGGCCCTGGAAACGCTCTCGGAATACGGTGAGGTCCACGCGGTCCGGGCGAACCTGTTCGACCAGCGCGATCTGGAGAAGCTCGTGAAAGAGGGCTGGGAGCTTTTAGGGAGCATTGACGCCCTCGTCTGGAACGCCCCAAACGTACGCTGTGAGCCGTGCCTCCTCCACGAGGCGACCTACATAGACTGGATTGAGGCTTCCGCACTTCACACGGTCGCCCCGGGCTATCTCACAACGCTTCTCGTCCAGGCGTGGCTTGAGAGGAAAAGGAAGGGCACGGTGATTTACCTCAACTCCGTCTCGATAAAGGAGCCGATGCCACCGCTGGTTCTGGCGGACGTTACGAGGGCGGGTCTGGTTCAGCTGGCGAAGAGCGTTTCGAGAACATACGGAAAGCACGGAATAAGGGCCTACAGCGTTCTTCTAGGCAGCTTCGATACACCCGGGGCGCGCGAAAATCTAAGGCGCGTCGCCGAGGCGAGGGGGGAACCCTTCGAGGAGACCTGGGAGCGGGAAGTGCTCGGCAGAACTCCGCTCCACAGAACCGGCAGGTGGGAGGAGCTCGGCTCGCTCGTGGCTTTCCTCCTGAGCGAGGAAGCTGAGTACATGCTCGGCTCGACCGCCATCATAGACGGCGCGATGACGAGGGGGATAGACATTTAA
- a CDS encoding deoxyhypusine synthase, whose protein sequence is MTEPKDIVLKESEEVEGLPIEGPWLDEVSSLEEVLDYYERIGFQATHLGRAIEIWQKVEEKRAKGEEVRVFLGYTSNIISSGLRELIAWLVKEGKVDVIVTTAGGIEEDFIKALKPFVLGDWQVNDALMREKGINRIGNIFVPNDRYIEFEKYMIPFFERVLEMERGRGKPLTASEFIHEMGRYMDEKLGKEKEKSVLYWAYKRNVPIFCPAITDGSIGDMLYFFKEERNDRELIIDIANDIVKLNNLAVTANETASIILGGSLPKHAIINANLFRGGTDYAIYITTAIPWDGSLSGAPPSEGVSWGKIRAKADYVEIWADATLVFPLLVWKVMR, encoded by the coding sequence ATGACCGAGCCGAAAGACATAGTGCTTAAGGAGAGCGAAGAGGTCGAGGGCCTTCCAATCGAGGGGCCCTGGCTTGATGAGGTTTCGAGCCTTGAGGAAGTCCTTGATTATTACGAGCGCATAGGCTTTCAGGCGACGCACCTCGGAAGGGCGATAGAGATATGGCAAAAGGTCGAGGAGAAGCGCGCTAAAGGTGAGGAGGTCAGAGTTTTCCTCGGCTACACCTCCAATATCATCTCCTCCGGGCTGAGGGAGCTGATCGCGTGGCTCGTCAAGGAAGGCAAGGTGGACGTCATCGTAACCACAGCAGGTGGCATAGAGGAGGACTTCATAAAGGCCCTCAAGCCCTTCGTCCTCGGCGACTGGCAGGTGAACGATGCCCTGATGCGCGAGAAGGGCATCAACAGAATCGGCAACATCTTCGTGCCCAACGACAGGTATATTGAATTCGAGAAGTACATGATTCCCTTCTTCGAGCGGGTTCTTGAGATGGAGCGCGGGAGGGGCAAACCTCTAACGGCCAGCGAGTTCATCCACGAGATGGGCCGCTACATGGACGAGAAGCTGGGGAAGGAGAAGGAAAAAAGCGTTCTCTACTGGGCCTACAAGAGAAACGTTCCGATTTTCTGTCCGGCCATTACCGACGGCTCGATAGGGGACATGCTCTACTTCTTCAAGGAGGAGAGAAACGATAGAGAGCTTATCATAGACATAGCCAACGACATAGTCAAGCTCAACAATTTGGCCGTTACTGCCAATGAGACGGCATCGATAATCCTCGGAGGCTCGTTGCCGAAGCACGCGATAATAAACGCCAACCTCTTCAGGGGAGGAACGGACTACGCCATCTACATCACAACCGCTATCCCATGGGACGGCTCGCTTAGCGGCGCACCTCCGAGCGAAGGGGTCAGCTGGGGCAAGATAAGGGCTAAGGCTGACTACGTCGAAATCTGGGCAGATGCCACGCTCGTCTTCCCGTTGCTCGTGTGGAAGGTGATGCGCTGA
- the tiaS gene encoding tRNA(Ile2) 2-agmatinylcytidine synthetase TiaS codes for MLLHIGIDDTDSPNGMCTTYLGALLYRELSRLAEPMDLPRLIRLNPNIPYKTRGNGAVSMTFEVEERLIPEIKNTVLFYVNQLADFTHENTNPGVVFLEGAIPEELREFSLRALREHVTIEEAERVAGEVGAEYFKFKLGRGIIGALASIGYPLERFTYELLAYRERENWGRPRRVERDSVFMADRWSYPFTYDNVDPYKKTVLITPHGKDPVLAGIRGIDAGKVLQTFEMVRFEEPVAFHQLYKTNQNTDDHLVPKKIGELKLYDSAVVRGRVAKPYWERGRHVFFELEDETGRIRVAAFEPTKKFRNWVRKLLPGDEIIAAGGVKEHEGVLTLNLEKFYPVKLVPKIEYQKPRCPRCGGTMKSKGDYLKCKRCGYRMPKKLIPVEVPRGLERKIYEVPPDARKHLSRPLVLPGGEDRILELV; via the coding sequence ATGCTCCTCCACATCGGAATCGACGATACCGACTCACCCAACGGTATGTGCACCACCTACCTCGGTGCCCTCCTCTACCGCGAGCTGTCCCGCTTAGCGGAGCCTATGGACCTGCCGAGGCTCATCAGGCTCAACCCGAACATACCCTACAAGACCCGCGGTAACGGGGCCGTTTCCATGACCTTCGAGGTCGAGGAGAGGCTGATTCCGGAGATCAAAAACACGGTCCTCTTCTACGTGAACCAGCTGGCTGACTTCACCCACGAGAACACCAATCCAGGGGTTGTTTTCCTGGAGGGGGCTATTCCGGAGGAACTCCGCGAGTTCTCGCTCAGGGCCCTGAGGGAGCACGTCACCATCGAGGAAGCCGAAAGGGTCGCAGGGGAAGTCGGGGCCGAGTACTTCAAGTTCAAGCTCGGAAGGGGCATAATCGGGGCGCTGGCTTCAATCGGCTATCCTCTCGAACGTTTCACCTACGAGCTGCTGGCTTACCGCGAAAGGGAGAACTGGGGAAGGCCGAGAAGAGTAGAGAGGGACAGCGTTTTCATGGCAGACCGCTGGAGCTACCCCTTCACCTACGACAACGTTGATCCATACAAAAAGACCGTTCTCATAACCCCGCACGGCAAGGATCCCGTCCTCGCTGGAATCCGCGGGATCGATGCGGGGAAGGTTCTCCAGACCTTCGAGATGGTTCGTTTTGAGGAGCCCGTCGCTTTCCACCAGCTCTACAAGACCAACCAGAACACCGACGACCACCTTGTACCGAAGAAGATCGGCGAGCTGAAGCTCTACGACAGCGCGGTCGTTAGGGGCAGAGTGGCCAAACCCTACTGGGAGCGCGGGAGGCACGTTTTCTTTGAGCTGGAGGACGAGACGGGAAGGATCCGCGTTGCCGCCTTCGAACCGACCAAGAAGTTCCGCAACTGGGTCAGGAAGCTCCTCCCCGGAGACGAGATAATTGCCGCTGGAGGCGTTAAGGAGCACGAAGGGGTGCTGACGCTCAACCTCGAGAAGTTCTACCCGGTGAAGCTCGTCCCCAAAATCGAGTACCAAAAGCCGAGGTGTCCGCGCTGTGGGGGAACGATGAAGAGCAAGGGCGACTACCTCAAGTGCAAGCGCTGTGGCTATAGGATGCCGAAGAAGCTCATCCCCGTTGAGGTTCCGCGCGGGCTGGAGAGGAAGATCTACGAGGTTCCGCCCGATGCCAGGAAGCACCTGTCGAGGCCCCTCGTCCTGCCGGGCGGGGAGGATAGGATTCTTGAGCTTGTGTAG
- a CDS encoding GNAT family N-acetyltransferase: MRPIILRGNLVSLSMLLREDLKHVWLWYNDRDVRKYLSFPEEIFFYEDELEWYEALRREKKHEKVFAILENSSRSLVGLVGLHRIDYHNGRAELGYFLAKEHWGHGYASEAVKLALEYAFEWLNLRKVYAHVFETNIASIRVLEKNGFQLAGRWRKHQYVPGEGFVDVLCYERFRE; the protein is encoded by the coding sequence ATGAGACCGATAATACTCCGAGGCAATCTTGTTTCCCTCAGCATGCTCCTCCGCGAGGATCTAAAACACGTGTGGCTATGGTACAACGACCGCGATGTGAGAAAATACCTCTCATTCCCGGAGGAGATATTCTTCTACGAGGACGAGCTGGAATGGTACGAGGCTCTCCGGAGAGAGAAGAAGCACGAGAAGGTCTTCGCAATCCTGGAAAATTCCTCGCGCTCCCTCGTCGGACTCGTTGGCCTTCACAGGATAGACTACCACAATGGCCGTGCCGAGCTGGGCTACTTTCTGGCCAAGGAGCACTGGGGGCACGGCTACGCGAGCGAGGCGGTAAAGCTCGCCCTGGAATACGCCTTTGAGTGGCTCAACCTGCGGAAGGTCTACGCCCACGTCTTCGAGACAAACATCGCATCGATAAGGGTTCTTGAGAAGAACGGCTTTCAGCTCGCCGGCCGCTGGAGAAAACACCAGTACGTGCCAGGGGAAGGCTTCGTTGATGTGCTATGCTACGAGAGGTTCAGGGAATGA
- a CDS encoding transcriptional regulator has translation MDRERLIRTVEAILRGTGYKTARLEFKGSCFDIVASRLFLLLFVKVATNIDTVTEEQAEDLKRLSKFFKASPLIVGLKTKNAELEEGVVYERFGIYALRPETLYDVLVENELPAIFAERGGFYVRINGQLLRRLREKHGYSVNELAQLIGVSRKSLLNYERGEQAVSLEVAIRLEELFDEPLAEPIDVLHSRVEANLDVTPETPLEKEIFDRLKSLGLGVVKVKKAPFNAVSREEDFRILTGIDERKTRSTVRRAEMVAEVSKIINSDGVFILEETRTEVVGEVPLIPKESLDEVRDADELIDLIEELKKEIRAKLFS, from the coding sequence ATGGACAGGGAGAGGCTCATAAGAACCGTAGAGGCGATACTCAGGGGTACTGGCTACAAAACGGCCAGACTTGAGTTTAAGGGCTCGTGCTTTGACATAGTGGCGAGCAGGTTATTCCTGTTGCTCTTCGTTAAAGTTGCCACCAACATAGACACCGTTACCGAGGAGCAGGCCGAGGACCTTAAGCGCCTGTCCAAGTTCTTCAAGGCGTCACCGCTGATAGTAGGGCTCAAGACGAAGAACGCCGAGCTTGAGGAGGGTGTCGTTTACGAGAGATTCGGCATCTACGCCCTGAGGCCTGAGACGCTCTACGACGTCCTCGTCGAGAACGAGTTGCCGGCGATATTTGCCGAACGCGGCGGTTTTTACGTGAGGATAAACGGCCAGCTTTTGAGGAGGCTCCGCGAGAAGCACGGTTACTCCGTGAACGAGCTGGCCCAGCTCATCGGCGTTTCGAGAAAGAGCCTCCTAAACTATGAGCGGGGCGAGCAGGCGGTTTCGCTGGAAGTGGCTATAAGACTGGAGGAGCTGTTTGACGAGCCTCTGGCGGAGCCGATAGATGTGCTTCATTCGAGGGTTGAGGCCAATCTCGACGTCACGCCGGAGACACCGCTGGAAAAGGAAATATTTGACAGGCTGAAGAGCCTCGGTCTCGGCGTCGTCAAGGTGAAAAAGGCCCCCTTCAACGCGGTATCCAGGGAGGAAGATTTTAGAATCCTCACGGGCATAGACGAGCGGAAGACCCGCTCCACCGTCAGGAGGGCCGAGATGGTGGCGGAGGTGAGCAAAATAATCAACAGTGATGGTGTTTTTATCCTTGAAGAGACCCGGACTGAAGTGGTTGGGGAAGTTCCCCTAATCCCCAAAGAAAGTCTCGATGAAGTTAGGGACGCCGACGAGCTGATAGACCTGATTGAAGAGCTGAAAAAGGAGATAAGGGCGAAGCTCTTCAGCTAA
- a CDS encoding HD domain-containing protein gives MSGKIIHDGIHGSMKLTGLVLELVKTPEFQRLRNIRQLGLAYLVYPGANHSRFEHSLGAWNIARRLAQEVGLSEDEGMLLQVGALLHDIGHGPFSHTFESIYKHYVKERDHMRLGQDIVLGKINITESDNGGRIPEIIESYGYDFTPKDVADLILGKAKKRYLGQMLHGDVDVDQLDYLIRDAHYTGVAHGIIDLERLLKVLRIHEEELVVDEKGVEAVEGMMVARSLMYSRVYFHHTVKIAEGMLTRALESALEEGHLWDFWKMIDCRVLVELEDLEGFPAEMVRRVKYRELYKAAVLASADELTGEEKRELLSAYRNVKRRQEIERALADAVGAREGEVILEFSIADLMLSEPRLKATEINVLLGNGELQPLTRVTPLANALKRRQTPRWAVLIASPAEYVAKLREVWKRVIFS, from the coding sequence ATGAGTGGGAAGATCATTCACGACGGCATACATGGCAGCATGAAGCTCACCGGACTCGTGCTGGAGCTCGTGAAAACGCCGGAGTTTCAGAGGCTCAGGAACATAAGGCAGCTCGGCCTTGCTTACCTCGTTTATCCAGGGGCGAACCACAGCCGCTTTGAGCACTCCCTCGGAGCGTGGAACATAGCGAGAAGACTCGCCCAGGAGGTCGGTCTGAGCGAGGACGAGGGCATGCTCCTCCAGGTCGGGGCTCTCCTCCACGACATCGGCCACGGACCCTTCAGCCACACCTTCGAGAGCATCTACAAGCACTACGTTAAGGAGCGCGACCATATGCGCCTTGGCCAGGATATAGTCCTCGGTAAGATTAACATCACAGAGAGCGATAACGGGGGCAGGATTCCCGAGATAATTGAAAGCTACGGCTATGACTTCACGCCGAAGGACGTCGCGGACCTGATACTCGGAAAGGCGAAGAAGCGCTACCTCGGCCAGATGCTCCACGGCGATGTCGATGTGGACCAGCTTGACTACCTCATTCGTGATGCCCACTACACGGGAGTCGCCCACGGCATCATAGACCTCGAGAGACTGCTTAAGGTCCTTAGGATACATGAGGAAGAGCTGGTGGTGGACGAGAAGGGCGTCGAGGCTGTCGAGGGAATGATGGTGGCCCGCTCGCTGATGTACTCCAGGGTTTACTTCCACCACACGGTCAAGATCGCCGAGGGCATGCTGACCAGGGCTCTGGAATCCGCCCTGGAGGAAGGACACCTCTGGGACTTCTGGAAGATGATCGACTGCAGGGTTCTGGTTGAGCTGGAGGACCTTGAAGGCTTCCCTGCGGAGATGGTAAGGCGCGTCAAGTACCGCGAGCTTTACAAGGCGGCCGTGTTGGCAAGCGCGGACGAGCTGACGGGAGAGGAGAAAAGAGAGCTCCTGAGCGCATACAGGAATGTGAAGAGAAGGCAGGAGATTGAAAGGGCTTTGGCAGATGCAGTCGGTGCGAGGGAAGGGGAGGTTATCCTCGAGTTCAGCATAGCGGATCTTATGCTCAGCGAGCCAAGGCTCAAGGCCACGGAGATAAACGTCCTCCTTGGGAACGGCGAGCTCCAGCCCCTGACGAGGGTGACGCCCCTCGCGAACGCGCTTAAGAGGAGACAGACCCCTCGGTGGGCGGTGTTGATAGCCTCCCCCGCGGAGTATGTAGCCAAGCTCAGGGAGGTCTGGAAGAGGGTAATATTTAGCTGA
- a CDS encoding phenylacetate--CoA ligase family protein — protein sequence MSIIVGRADKNGVEDLRYTLRKALETTEFWRKQFSGVDTAEITPNDLARLTGRVKIAPHDLYRTGEIWPSYIRKPGLFYTVMRTSGTTGRPKRIPFTRDDRVRIGRQLEPWVMEYMDRGDRIASFFPPLPSSSGMFAFGGFEAINARTAYYQIPIRYLLDRETLLREFQDIKPTALFCLTATAYNLGLTLPESIKGDIQTIVVGGETLTPELAKAILELFENAVIIDNFGSTEDGVTGYRVITRRKQGDFNFTESIIVLKDEGDGYDSYKRIYITKVMREGELTGLPLFNYDIGDLARVEGGKVRNIIRVKDVVSLAGAKLHIDQVMEIVYNHPDLVDFVIIYHPLSPENPRPKATIRVAYADVKPEGIEDEVKDLIYEANNPVRYEVEESKQAELEVVAVPLEKLREGLPRSLGKTKRIYIAGKDF from the coding sequence GTGAGCATTATAGTGGGAAGGGCCGATAAAAACGGGGTGGAGGACCTCAGATACACCCTGAGAAAGGCCCTAGAAACAACGGAGTTCTGGAGGAAGCAGTTCTCAGGAGTAGATACCGCGGAGATAACCCCCAACGATCTTGCAAGACTAACTGGGAGGGTCAAGATAGCGCCCCACGACCTCTACCGTACAGGGGAGATATGGCCCAGCTACATAAGGAAGCCCGGGCTATTCTACACTGTTATGAGAACCAGCGGAACCACCGGCCGGCCAAAGAGGATCCCCTTTACACGGGACGACCGCGTGAGGATTGGACGCCAACTTGAACCATGGGTTATGGAGTACATGGACAGGGGAGACCGGATTGCGTCTTTCTTCCCACCATTGCCCTCGTCCTCGGGAATGTTCGCTTTCGGAGGATTCGAGGCTATCAACGCCAGAACCGCATATTACCAGATTCCCATACGGTATCTCCTGGACAGGGAGACTCTCCTTAGAGAGTTCCAGGACATCAAGCCGACCGCGCTGTTCTGCCTGACCGCTACCGCTTACAACCTCGGTCTAACCCTACCCGAGTCCATAAAGGGGGACATTCAGACCATCGTGGTCGGCGGCGAGACGCTGACGCCGGAGCTGGCAAAGGCGATACTCGAGCTCTTTGAAAACGCGGTGATAATCGACAACTTCGGCTCCACGGAGGACGGGGTTACGGGGTACAGAGTCATCACGCGGAGGAAGCAGGGAGATTTCAACTTCACCGAGTCCATAATCGTCCTCAAGGACGAGGGCGACGGCTACGACAGCTACAAGAGGATCTACATAACGAAGGTCATGAGGGAGGGTGAGCTTACGGGCCTGCCCCTCTTCAACTACGACATAGGTGACCTCGCCAGGGTGGAAGGAGGAAAGGTAAGGAACATAATCCGCGTTAAGGACGTTGTGAGCCTCGCGGGGGCGAAGCTCCACATAGACCAGGTGATGGAGATAGTCTACAACCACCCCGATCTCGTGGACTTCGTGATAATCTACCACCCGCTCTCTCCCGAGAACCCCAGGCCAAAGGCCACAATACGGGTGGCCTATGCAGATGTAAAGCCCGAGGGGATCGAGGACGAGGTCAAGGATCTCATCTACGAGGCCAACAACCCCGTCCGATACGAGGTGGAGGAATCCAAGCAGGCCGAACTCGAAGTCGTCGCGGTTCCACTCGAAAAGCTTAGGGAAGGCCTTCCGAGGAGCCTTGGCAAGACCAAGAGGATCTACATCGCCGGAAAGGACTTTTAA
- a CDS encoding DUF835 domain-containing protein gives MRDLAEINTLLLAEALIVMGVDLGAAAWIFRIYLSNGRKSALAFSIAWIFDFLAIFLTSIQNPLAQIIGLLCLPAFSGFIFYGSVKFLEEESIAVRHRTLAIFSIMPVMFIGYMLGVYFYTGDPFWTATSAAALGISGVFVTTGGLLLMEVEGIYRSAIRYLYVSIILFGVHLVPAALFGKYEWYRVIGFTASSLLVIFMVGAMVKLTSSKTFRPPTNNTHNQPDLKPGVLLIDIGEYKKLKEKLRGTRVLAFLRDVSDVPDEWEYYFVTTIPFQGKFKNTINPTNLARITELSYQYLESFSKSGKHGIIVIDCLEYLTVYNPWESLMKFLSKLRDFAIVNKGTLVVVVEKESLEPRLYSQLRKLLE, from the coding sequence GTGAGGGATTTGGCGGAAATCAACACGCTACTGCTGGCCGAAGCTCTGATTGTGATGGGAGTCGATTTGGGCGCCGCGGCCTGGATATTCCGTATATACCTGAGCAACGGTAGAAAGTCCGCCCTAGCTTTCTCGATAGCATGGATATTTGATTTTCTTGCAATTTTCCTCACGTCAATCCAAAACCCCCTGGCCCAGATCATCGGTCTCCTATGCCTTCCCGCTTTTTCCGGCTTCATATTCTACGGCTCAGTAAAGTTCCTAGAGGAGGAGTCAATAGCCGTCAGGCACAGAACTCTGGCCATTTTCTCGATAATGCCAGTCATGTTTATAGGGTATATGTTGGGGGTGTACTTTTACACAGGCGACCCATTCTGGACGGCCACCAGCGCGGCGGCCTTGGGCATAAGCGGGGTATTCGTCACCACCGGTGGACTGCTTCTGATGGAAGTTGAGGGCATATACAGGAGTGCTATCCGCTACCTCTACGTCAGCATAATCCTCTTCGGGGTTCACCTGGTCCCAGCAGCCCTGTTCGGCAAGTACGAATGGTACCGCGTTATAGGATTCACCGCGTCGTCCCTACTCGTTATTTTCATGGTGGGGGCGATGGTGAAGCTCACCTCCTCCAAGACGTTCCGCCCTCCAACGAACAATACTCACAACCAGCCAGATCTAAAGCCGGGAGTCCTGCTCATCGACATCGGGGAGTACAAGAAGCTCAAGGAGAAGCTCCGGGGAACAAGGGTTCTAGCTTTCCTTCGGGACGTTTCCGACGTTCCTGATGAGTGGGAGTACTACTTCGTAACCACTATTCCCTTCCAGGGCAAGTTCAAGAACACGATAAACCCGACGAACCTGGCCAGGATAACGGAGCTCTCGTACCAATACCTGGAAAGCTTTTCCAAGTCTGGAAAGCATGGAATCATAGTCATAGACTGCCTGGAGTACCTGACGGTTTACAACCCCTGGGAGAGCCTCATGAAGTTCCTTTCCAAGCTGAGGGACTTTGCCATAGTGAACAAAGGAACCCTTGTGGTCGTCGTTGAGAAGGAGAGCCTCGAGCCAAGGCTGTACTCGCAGCTCAGGAAGCTACTCGAGTGA
- a CDS encoding molybdopterin molybdotransferase MoeA, whose translation MREFKRLTPYREALRLLLDDLSEIPEVVEVPLDEALGRVLAGDVVSPIDSPPFDRSAVDGYALRAEDTFQAREYSPVELKVIDEIVAGEESGARVEPGTAVKLMTGSKMPEGANAVLMQEMAEREGEVIRVLRPVAPGQNVAFAGEDVKKGEVILRKGQVLRPQDLALLKSVGFKTVKVKRKPRVGIVVTGDELIEDFDEEALKAGKILESNSVMLKGLVRQYFGEPVFYGVVPDDEEAIREVIERAKKENDLVLVTGGSAFGDKDFAHRFVKLLFHGTTIKPGRPIGYGERVFIMSGYPVAVFAQFHLYVKHALAKLVGAKNYEVRVRATLTERVPSQLGRHEFVKVWYEDGKARPIKKKGSGIISSLVESNGYIEIPEDSEGYLEGDVVIVVLY comes from the coding sequence ATGAGGGAATTCAAGCGCCTCACCCCCTACCGCGAGGCCCTGAGGCTCCTTCTCGACGACCTGAGCGAGATTCCGGAAGTGGTGGAGGTTCCGCTCGACGAGGCGCTCGGCAGGGTTCTGGCCGGGGACGTTGTTTCACCGATAGACAGCCCCCCCTTCGACCGCTCCGCCGTGGACGGCTATGCCCTCCGGGCGGAGGACACCTTCCAGGCGAGGGAGTACAGCCCCGTCGAGCTTAAAGTCATCGATGAGATAGTCGCCGGGGAGGAGAGCGGAGCGAGGGTTGAGCCCGGCACGGCGGTGAAGCTAATGACGGGCTCGAAGATGCCGGAAGGGGCCAACGCGGTTCTCATGCAGGAGATGGCCGAGCGCGAGGGAGAGGTCATAAGGGTTCTCCGCCCTGTTGCGCCGGGCCAGAACGTGGCCTTTGCCGGCGAGGACGTGAAGAAGGGTGAGGTGATCCTGCGGAAGGGGCAGGTTCTAAGACCACAGGATCTGGCCCTCCTCAAGAGCGTAGGGTTCAAAACGGTCAAGGTCAAGAGAAAGCCCCGCGTCGGGATAGTGGTTACGGGCGACGAGCTGATCGAGGATTTCGACGAGGAAGCATTGAAGGCCGGGAAAATCCTCGAGAGCAACTCGGTGATGCTGAAGGGTCTAGTCAGGCAGTACTTCGGCGAGCCGGTCTTCTACGGCGTTGTTCCTGACGACGAGGAAGCTATAAGGGAGGTAATAGAGAGAGCCAAGAAAGAGAACGACCTCGTTCTCGTCACCGGCGGTTCCGCCTTCGGCGATAAGGACTTCGCACACCGCTTCGTTAAGCTCCTCTTCCACGGGACGACGATAAAGCCCGGCCGGCCAATAGGTTACGGCGAGAGGGTCTTCATAATGAGCGGTTATCCGGTGGCTGTCTTCGCTCAATTCCACCTCTACGTCAAGCACGCCCTGGCAAAGCTCGTCGGTGCTAAAAACTACGAGGTTCGTGTCAGGGCGACGCTCACCGAGCGCGTTCCCAGCCAGCTCGGAAGGCACGAGTTCGTCAAGGTCTGGTACGAGGACGGCAAGGCGAGACCGATTAAGAAGAAGGGAAGCGGGATAATAAGCTCGCTCGTGGAAAGCAACGGTTACATTGAGATACCAGAGGACAGTGAAGGTTACCTAGAGGGCGATGTCGTCATCGTCGTCCTCTATTAG
- a CDS encoding MogA/MoaB family molybdenum cofactor biosynthesis protein, with amino-acid sequence MGTEEHKRKAPKKFRFAVITVSDTASRGEKEDKSGKFLVEELEKAGHERVLYRIVPDEKMAIIGAVVEAFEKGAEVVVTSGGTGIASRDVTIESLRPLFDKELTGFGEVFRLLSYEEIGTAAVMTRATAGIIRSSGRAMAVFCLPGSLGAAKTGIKIILNEAGHVLKHGRE; translated from the coding sequence ATGGGAACGGAGGAGCACAAGAGGAAGGCCCCAAAAAAGTTCCGCTTCGCGGTCATAACTGTTAGCGACACCGCGAGCAGAGGGGAGAAGGAGGACAAAAGCGGGAAGTTCCTCGTGGAGGAGCTTGAAAAGGCGGGGCACGAGAGGGTTCTCTACAGAATCGTGCCCGACGAGAAGATGGCGATAATCGGCGCGGTGGTTGAGGCCTTCGAGAAAGGGGCGGAGGTTGTCGTTACCTCGGGCGGAACTGGAATCGCGAGCAGGGACGTGACGATAGAGAGCCTAAGGCCCCTCTTCGACAAAGAGCTTACCGGCTTCGGTGAAGTATTCAGGCTCCTCAGCTACGAGGAGATAGGAACGGCCGCGGTCATGACGAGGGCGACAGCTGGAATAATCCGTAGCTCGGGGAGGGCAATGGCGGTCTTCTGCCTGCCGGGAAGCCTCGGAGCGGCTAAGACCGGAATAAAGATCATCCTCAACGAGGCCGGCCACGTGCTGAAGCACGGGAGGGAGTGA